In the genome of Palaemon carinicauda isolate YSFRI2023 chromosome 20, ASM3689809v2, whole genome shotgun sequence, one region contains:
- the LOC137660199 gene encoding uncharacterized protein has product MTTEGNSDNFFDGHWMREATFGEDFFEDQHLKAHFLTCYRLNLKSKSPLKEEDVRQAVTYLYRKCPSLQFCFGVKDGKRWIRRSTNPEIDFQVLHGKEVKEVRECLHSYRYKSETGPLFCARLLLDSPDPPLDADDLEPSLSHSSIVLFGLHHGISDGTTNMYIMKFFVSLLNDVIAGKPVDEDEPLGVLVGNDYIGAEIGEKVGMLMRDQSLKEKMVKKVEKSDSHSPYIITAFPKPKERCMTHSLEYIVDPETTSKFFKKCREEKVTINSGFSAAANVALIDLVQEKGVVSDQYVLQNAHLINLRRYWEKPIPNALGVHTGFPLIIFSEVPRKVGLNYWNYARSLHEHISRYLKEKTSLFDQAFQVISDIPMGTPSDDFKSYTTDFTISNMGDVTPLATEGGEEVKITHITRSTSNHLVGKCPMSIICHTFRGKFTMTFDYNAAALEREFISKFCEQIVKRMQGLE; this is encoded by the exons ATGACGACCGAAGGAAAcag CGACAATTTCTTCGACGGCCACTGGATGAGAGAAGCCACTTTTGGCGAAGACTTTTTCGAGGACCAGCATCTAAAAGCCCACTTCTTGACCTGCTATCGACTCAACCTCAAGAGCAAGTCGCCCTTGAAGGAGGAAGACGTCAGGCAGGCAGTCACTTACCTGTACAG GAAATGCCCAAGCCTTCAGTTCTGTTTCGGAGTTAAAGATGGAAAAAGATGGATCAGGCGATCGACCAACCCAGAAATTGACTTCCAG GTTCTCCACGGCAAAGAAGTCAAAGAGGTGAGAGAATGTCTCCACTCGTACCGTTACAAGTCTGAAACGGGTCCTCTTTTCTGTGCTCGTCTTCTCCTGGACTCTCCGGACCCACCTTTGGATGCAGACGACCTCGAACCATCGTTAAGTCACAGTTCCATTGTGCTGTTCGGATTACACCACGGAATAAGCGACGGCACGACCAACATGTACATCATGAAGTTCTTCGTGTCCCTCCTGAATGACGTCATCGCAGGAAAGCCCGTCGATGAGGACGAACCTCTGGGCGTCCTGGTGGGCAATGACTACATCGGGGCGGAAATTGGGGAGAAGGTAGGCATGCTGATGAGGGATCAAAGCCTCAAGGAGAAAATGGTCAAGAAAGTCGAGAAGAGCGACAGCCACTCGCCTTACATCATCACGGCGTTTCCAAAACCGAAGGAGAGGTGCATGACCCACAGCTTAGAGTACATCGTCGATCCAGAAACGACCTCAAAATTCTTCAAGAAATGTCGGGAGGAGAAGGTTACCATCAACTCGGGGTTTTCAGCAGCGGCGAACGTTGCTCTGATCGATTTAGTTCAAGAGAAAGGTGTGGTCAGTGACCAGTACGTCTTGCAGAACGCCCATCTGATCAACTTACGCCGGTACTGGGAGAAACCCATTCCCAACGCCCTGGGAGTCCACACTGGATTTCCCTTGATTATATTCAGCGAGGTTCCCAGAAAGGTCGGCCTGAATTACTGGAACTATGCAAGGTCTCTCCACGAGCACATCTCTCGCTACCTCAAAGAGAAGACGTCCCTTTTCGATCAGGCATTCCAGGTGATCTCAGACATCCCAATGGGGACACCTTCGGATGATTTCAAGTCGTATACCACTGACTTCACCATCTCCAACATGGGTGACGTCACTCCCCTGGCAACGGAGGGAGGCGAGGAGGTAAAGATCACCCACATTACGAGGTCGACTTCAAACCACCTGGTGGGCAAGTGCCCCATGTCCATCATCTGCCACACCTTCCGCGGGAAATTCACGATGACTTTCGACTACAACGCTGCTGCTCTCGAGAGGGAGTTTATTTCGAAGTTCTGCGAGCAGATAGTTAAGCGCATGCAAGGGCTGGAATAA